A portion of the Punica granatum isolate Tunisia-2019 chromosome 7, ASM765513v2, whole genome shotgun sequence genome contains these proteins:
- the LOC116213261 gene encoding ethylene-responsive transcription factor ERN1-like has protein sequence MARKRKACEGEEQTPSNPTPEQTTSWDEMVKEAALGGMRRARKRFVGVRQRPSGRWVAEIKDTIQKIRVWLGTYDTAEEAARAYDEAACLLRGANTRTNFWPCSGSGTSSSPALPTKITNLLLQRLRARNNSISHDCPSILDSNSNFNEQQNHLVQEHVADFSEMQFTDFLNFPEENSPHNNSDNKTNSSAATDNNYQTRSPECGAFDYQSSSGDCSLGGDAVEEGEEGGTDLGAIDFRFLDEVRQSDDCYYSPFKIAEEIVVVDPMGLEAEGDEDEPSIALKRMKYYERKFSASLYAFNGIPECLKLKLGSGNGGKCDQLSKLRNACSSRKSMEEGVKPDGTAKHEEETPCKDFITGSVSSASSLGSSVNEGELWSSLDLQPICFVN, from the coding sequence ATGGCTAGGAAGAGAAAGGCTTGTGAGGGAGAAGAGCAGACCCCATCAAACCCGACACCCGAGCAAACCACGTCGTGGGATGAGATGGTGAAGGAGGCTGCGCTTGGAGGCATGAGGAGGGCAAGGAAACGGTTCGTCGGGGTCAGGCAGAGGCCATCGGGAAGATGGGTGGCTGAGATCAAGGACACCATCCAGAAGATCCGGGTTTGGTTGGGGACCTATGACACTGCCGAGGAGGCGGCCCGGGCCTATGATGAGGCCGCCTGCCTCCTACGTGGGGCCAACACCAGGACCAACTTCTGGCCTTGCTCGGGGTCGGGCACTTCCTCCTCCCCAGCCCTCCCAACCAAGATCACAAACCTCCTCCTCCAGCGGCTCCGGGCTAGAAACAACAGCATCAGCCATGACTGTCCCAGCATATTGGATTCAAACTCGAACTTCAACGAGCAACAAAATCACTTAGTACAGGAACACGTAGCAGATTTCTCCGAGATGCAATTCACCGACTTCCTTAACTTCCCGGAAGAAAACAGTCCCCATAACAACAGTGATAACAAAACCAATAGTAGCGCTGCCACTGACAACAATTACCAGACCAGAAGCCCTGAATGCGGGGCCTTCGACTATCAATCCTCGAGCGGGGACTGCAGCCTTGGAGGAGATGCAGTGGAGGAAGGGGAGGAGGGAGGGACTGATCTCGGAGCCATAGATTTCCGTTTCCTCGACGAGGTTAGGCAATCCGATGATTGCTACTACTCGCCCTTCAAGATTGCCGAGGAGATAGTGGTGGTGGACCCGATGGGGCTGGAGGCAGAGGGGGATGAGGACGAGCCCTCCATCGCGCTGAAGAGGATGAAGTACTACGAGAGGAAGTTCTCGGCATCACTCTATGCATTTAACGGGATACCCGAGTGCCTGAAACTGAAGCTTGGGTCCGGAAACGGTGGGAAGTGTGACCAACTAAGCAAGCTCCGCAACGCGTGTAGCAGTAGGAAGAGTATGGAAGAAGGAGTGAAGCCCGACGGGACGGCGAAACACGAAGAAGAAACTCCTTGCAAGGATTTTATTACTGGCTCTGTCTCATCTGCTTCCTCACTGGGATCGAGCGTAAACGAGGGGGAATTATGGAGCTCACTCGATCTCCAGCCCATCTGCTTCGTGAACTAA